The Methanosarcina acetivorans C2A genome includes the window GCAGAACCGGGTGAGAATGTGGAAGTGGAAGTAGAAATTACTAACACAGGGGCAGGACACAAAATTCCAACCGGGGTCACCGAAGACAGAGAGATGTGGCTTGAACTTATTGCACTGGATGCTGAAGGAAAGGAAATTTACCATTCAGGAGCCCTTGACGGTGAAGGCAACATTGACCCCGAAGCAACGGTCTATCACACGGTTTTTGCCGACTCCGAAGGAAACCCCACAGTAAAAGTTTGGGAAGCAGAAAGCATCCTTTCAGACAACAGGATCGGCCCTAAATCCTCAGTTGTTGAAAAACATTCCTTTTCAATGCCTCAAGATGCTTCCAATCCCATCAGTGCAAAGGCAGTACTTCACTACCGGTCAGCCTCTCAGGAACATATAGACGAGCTTTTCGGAGAAGGAGTCTATCCGGTGCCTGTAATTGATATGGCAGCTTATCCGGAGGAAGAAAAAGCCTCAACTCCCGGCCTTGGGACCACAGGAACGCTTATTGCCCTCACTCTGGGAAGCTTTTACAAAAAGCATAGAAAAAGACAAAAGGCATGAAAAAAGGGCAAAATGAAAAAATAAGGGCATCCAGATTACGGAGCATAAAATTATGTGCCCAAAAGACATACCAACGTATATATCAAGATATGATTAATTTTTAAAAAGGGATGTCGGAGATGGGACATGCAAGAAACTGAAACCAAACCGATAAAAATTCTGGGAATATCGGGAAGTCCCAGAAATATGGCGACTGATTTTCTGGTCCGGGAAGCTTTGAGGATTGCAAGGGAGAAGTACGGGGCAGAAACCGACTATTTCTCTGCCAAAGGGAAAAAGTTAAACTTCTGCATCCACTGCGATTTCTGTATAAGGAAAAAAGAAGGTTGTATCCACAAAGATGACATTTCGGCTGAACTGTATGACAAAATGATCTGGGCCGATGCCTGGATCATAGGGACTCCTGTCTATCAGGGAACCTTAAGTGCCCAGACAAAAACGATTATGGACCGCTGCAGAGCAGTCGTTGCAAAAGACCCAAAAGTATTTTTGAACAAGGTAGGGATGGGGATCGCAGACGGAGGAGATCGGATGGGAGGACAGGAACCGGCTATCCAGACCATTCTGAACTTTTACGTGATCAATGAAATGATCCCTGTCGGAGGAGGCTCTTTCGGAGCAAATCTGGGCGGGACTTTCTGGTCACAGGACAGGGGAGCTGAAGGGGTTTCCGAGGACCCGGAAGGTATGAGGAGCCTTAGAAAAACCCTGAAGAAACTTATTCAGACAACTCAGCTGATAAGAAAAGCCAGTTCCGGAGCGGATCCCGAAGCTCAAAAGCCGGAAATTCCGGGAAAAGAAACAAATAAGCAATGAGTTAAGAAGCAGCGAAACAAATAAGCAGCGAAATAAATGATAGTAAACCGTTAGGACTGGAAATAAAGGATTGGAAGTTCAGAAATCCGATTAAAAGTCAGATAATCAGGATAATAAGGCATCAGAGATTGGATTAAAACCTTAAGGAGGGTGTTATTTTGGTAGAACCGTTAGGCAAGAAAGTTAAACGTATAGCATGGGGGATTACAGGTTCCGGAGACCAGATGATTGAGACATATAGTATTCTGGTAGATATTAAGGACCGAACAGGCGTTGAAACAATGGTTTTCCTGTCCAAAGAGGGCGAAACCGTAATGAAATGGTATCATCTCTGGGACAAAATCCAGAAAGATTTCCCTAACTTCAAAGTAGATGCAGGCCCCAATTCCCCGTTCATTGCAGGCCCATTACAGATGGGGTATTATGATTTCCTGCTCATAGCTCCGGCAACTGCCAATACGGTGGCAAAGATCGTGTACGGGATTGCAGATACTCTTGTTACGAATGCGGTTTCCCAGACTGCAAAAGGAAAAACGCCTATTTTCATCCTGCCGGTAGACCAGAAAAGGGGAACTGTGAAAACCGCTGCACCCAGCGGTAAAGCATTTGAGCTGAGTATGCGCGAAGTAGACGTTACAAATTCGGAAAAACTTGCGCAGATGGAAAACATAAGCGTACTTGCCAGTCCCTATGACATTTATGATATATTTGGACTTGAAAAGCCTTCTGAAGATATAACCATAAAAGTGAAAGAGAGAAAGAAATCCAAAACTAGGAAGTAAACAGGGAATTAAACTCTTAAAAGGAAGGGAAATCTGAGAAAAATAGTCCCATAGGGGGTAAGCGGTATGAAAAGCGCGTATAAGGAAACAATTGAAGAAGTAAGAAATCTTAAAGGAATTGAAGAAGCTATAGCTCTTGCAATTGATAGGGAAAAAGAAGCAAGGGAATTCTATCTACAGCAGGCTGGCTTAATGGAAAACCCAAAGTTCAAGGAACTTTATGAGGAGCTGGCGGCTGAGGAAATGAAGCATCTTGGCTACCTTGAAAATTACCGTGACAAAAAAGAACTGCCTGAAATCAGCACGGAAGTTCCCAGCGGGCAGTCCTTCAGCCCTGAATTCGATGCCAGCCGAACAAAAGTAGGGGAGATCACTCTCGGCGATGCAGGCATTCTTCTGGCAGCCATGAGGCATGAAAGGAAGAGTGAGGACTTTTATTCGGAAATGGCAAAAAGAGTCGAAGACGAAACTCAGAAAAAATTCTTTGAAATGCTGTCAAGGTACGAAAGGGGCCACTACGAGGTTATTGATAGCTACCTTGAATATATCACTCAGTTCAGGATGCAGACCTGAAAACTGAGAGGGTTGGGAGATATGGAAACAGAAAAAACTGACGGAGCCGTCGAAATTGCCAGGGGAGTTTACTGGGTAGGAGCAATCGACTGGAACGGCAGGGATTTTCACGGGTTCACCACGCCTGGTGGGACGACCTACAACTCCTATCTTGTTGTGGGGGAAAAAACTGCCCTTATCGATACCGTAAAGGCTCCCTTTGCAGGGGAGATGCTCAGGCGTATTACCCAGATAATCGATCCTTCAAAGCTCGATTACATTGTAGTAAACCATATGGAACTTGACCACGCAGGTTCTCTGGCCGAGCTCAAAAAACAAACCGATGCAAAGATTTTCATTACAAAACGGGGCGTTGACATCCTTAACGGCTATTTCAGAGGCCTGGGCAGTGAGAACTGGGATCTTGAGGTTGTGCAGACCGGAGATGAACTGGACCTTGGAGGCAAGACCCTCATGTTCCTTGAAGCCACAATGCTTCACTGGCCTGACAGCATGGAAACTTTCCTGAAAGAAGACCGGATCCTCTTCTCAAACGATGGTTTCGGGCAGCACATAGCCACCTCAAAGAGGTATGACTTCGAAGTAGGGGATGTTATCCCGGATGCTGCCGAGTATTATGCAAACATACTGATGCCGTTTCACATGCCTCTGCTTCGTTTTATGGGAGTACTGGACAAAATGGGAGTGGACCCTCTGCAGATCGCCCCTTCCCACGGGATCATCTGGAAACAGGACCTCAAAAAAATCCTTGAGGCATACAGGGCATGGGCTAATGGGGAAGTAAATGAAAAGGTGCTTGTCATATACGACACTATGTGGGGAAGCACGGAAATAATGGCAACCGAGATTGCAGAAGCGGTCCGGGCGGCGGGAGTTGAGGTCAAACTTCTTAACCTTCGGAAAAACACCCGGAACCATATAATGAAAGAGATGCTCGATGCAGCTGCCTTTGCAGTGGGATCCCCAACTCTTAATAACGGGCTTTTCCCAACAGTAGGAGACTTCCTGGTATATCTCAAAGGCCTTCGCCCCCAGAAGAAAAAAGCTGTGGCTTTCGGATCATACGGATGGGGCGGAGGAGCAGTAAAAACAGTAGAAAAAGAATTAAAAGATACAGGAATCGAAGTGCTGGAACCCGGACTGCAGATTAGGTACAGACCATATGAAAAAGAGCTGGAAAGATGCAGAAAACTCGGGGAGCAGCTTGCGGCTGTTGCAAAAGAGCAGTAAACCAGTCTCCCTACAACTTTTTTATTTTAAACTCTCTTTTTTGACATAATTTCAGCCCTTGATATAATTTCAGCCCGATCTCTTGAAATTTTCAGTTATAGGGTTACAGCCTGTAGAGAGAGATTTTCAGGTACGTTAGCCATATAGATATTGAAGTTTCTACCTCCGGAACCCCATCAAATAATACTTTCACCCTGCTTGGCGGAGCTTAATAAGTACTGGAGTAGTTTTTGGGAATAGAGGTGAATACAATGGAAGAGATATTCAAAGGATTAGTTGAACGTGCTCAGTACTATGAACAGTTTGAAAACTTCAGAAACACTTACATTTCCGGACAGTTTGGGGAGATACCGGGAATGGACCTGAAGATGAAAGTTTCAGTACCGAACATGTAAAGACCGGAATCCGGTTAACATTTGTAGGGAATAGTAAAACAAGATAGTAAATAAAGAATAGCAAATCAATATGAAAAATTGGGAATAGTAAATTGGGAATAGTAAATTGGGAATAGTAAATTGGGAATAGTAAATTGGGAATAGTAAATTGGGAATAGTAAATTGGGAATAGTAAATTGGGAATAGTAAATTGGGAATAGTAAATTGGGAATAGTAAATTGGGAACATATACAAGGAATACCAGATTGGGAATAAAAAATCAGGATAGTAAAAGCTGCAAAACCTCTATGAACTGGCGGAATGTTGAGATGCGAATCTCAACAAAAATTCATGAGGAGAAGAAAAAAGAAACAAATTAAGAAATAAAGCAAGTAAGATAAAGCAACAGACCTAAAAATATGTAAGAATTAGGAAGGGAAAAACGAAAAATAAAATTAAGAAGAAGTAAAGGGAGATAAAATAAAAAAATTAGATGGAAGTGAGGGAAAAGTAAAGGCAAAATTAATAAGAAGTAACGAGAATAAAACAAAAAACGGGAATAAAACAAAAATAAGGGGAGAAGGGGGGAATTTGTCTTCCAAAAGCAAAGAAAGCATTAAAAGTGAGAATTGAAGATCACTTTTCAACCTTTTCCATATCAGCCTGGAGGTCCTGGCCCAGTTCCACGTTATAGAAATCTCCGCTTGTGGGGAGCTCCATGAAGAACGCATTTGTAATGTCGAGGGAAGATTCCCCGTTTTCCATCTCGATGTCCAGGACATGCCCGCCAGCGCTTCTATCCTCTGTAATAAAGTGAAGGTGATATCCAGGCACGTTCACGCCTTTCACATATTCAGGGGTTCTGAAACCTACCAGTGTGCCGCTTATGTTTTCAAATTCGAAGACAGATTGGGAGGATACGGCATCCGCAAGTTTGGGATAGGGTTTTTCCTGCCTGGGCACACTTCGTGCTTTTATGTAAGAGAAATTGCCATCGACCCGAACCGCGTAAAAAAGGTTTTCCGAAGGCAGATTAACCTAGATTCGGCAGGTAAACAAATATCTTAATATTATTAATTTTATATCTTTGTCCTGGTTTTCCCATGGCAGAAAAAGACAGCAGTAGAAGAGTTGAATCCTCCCTAAAACGTACAAGGTTCTTAGGTCACCTTGGTCTGATAGTTGGAGTGTTCCGAGAACTTGAGGTTGACAATCTGATCGATGAAAAACTTCCCAAAGAAAGGGATCATACTGTCCCTCACTCAGTCTGCATCCTTGCCATGTTGCTCAATGGTCTTGGTTTCGTAGGGCAACGTCTGTACCTGTTTCCTGATTTTTTTAAAAACATTTCTACGGAAAGGCTTTTCGGAGACGGTATAACAAGAGAGGATCTGAATCAATACGTTATCGGAGAGACTCTTGACAGAATCGTAAAATATGGCCCTACAAAACTGTTTACGGAAATTGCTCTTCACATCATGACTCATCTACCTATTCCTGTTCATTGTTTACACGCTGACACTACAAGTGTCAGCGTTTATGGGGATTATGATGACGAAGAAACTGAGTCTATTGACATTACTTTTGGAATTCCCAAAAACGGAAGATGGGACCTCAAACAATTTGTACTTAGCTTGATTGTTAATCAGCATGGGATACCTCTTTTCATGAACACACATTCAGGAAATTCTTCCGACAAAAACACAATTCTGGAAGCGATCCAGTCTCTCAAATCAGTTTTAAGACCTGAAAGCGAAGTTTACTACGTCGCTGATAGTTCCTTTTACACAGACAATAATATCAAGAACATGGGAAAGTCATTCTGGATCAGTCGTGTTCCCGCAACAATTACCGAGGCAAAGGAACTGCTAACTGCAAATCTGAACCTGAAAACGCTAAAAAGCGACGAAAGATACTCATTTTATCAAACCTTTGTGGAATATGGTGGAGTCAAACAAAAGTGGGTTTTGCTGCTTTCTCACAAGATGAAAGAGAAGAAAGAGCAAACTCTCAGGACGAAGCTTGAAAAAGAGGTTGAAAAAGCAGAGAAGTCTTTTAAAAAACTGAAAGGAGAGGACTTTTTTTGCGAAGAGGATGCATTAAAAGCTGCAGAAAAATGGATTCAAGATTTCCCTTCTGTCTCATTTGAAAAAGTAGATGTGAAATCCATTAAAAAACGTGAGTTGGGGAAAAGAGGCAGACCTTCAAAAGATGAGCAATTAAAGACTTATTGCAGGATTAATGGAATCATAAAGGTTAATGATGCTTTTGTTTTAAATGAAATGGATAAAATGGGACTTTTTATTCTTGCAAGTAATGATATCAATCTTTCTCCTGAGGATATGCTGAAGTATTACAAAGGGCAGGATAACGTGGAAAAAGGATTCAGATTCTTGAAAAGTAACACCTTTAGCATATCGAAAGTTTACCTCAAGAACAAAAAGAGAATTGAAGCGATGACTATGATAATGGTTCTCTGCTTAATGATTTATTCAATTGCAGAATGGAAATTAAGGACAAAATTAGAAGAAGAAAATGAAACGATTCCAGATCAAAAAGGGAAACCAACAAAAAGACCTACAATGAGATGGATATTTTTCAATTTTCAGGGAATTACAGAACTTATTTCTCAGAACAAAGGACAAATGAAGTCAGAAATATTGAATATGGAGGAGATTCACTGGAAGATACTGGGTCTAATGGGAGAGAAATATGAAAATATCTATCTCTAATTACGTTAACCTGCCGAATCTAGGGATTAAGGTCAAGGAAGGCTTCGAGCTCTGTAAGGTTTACAGGCTCCTCAAGCCGGAGATTTTCATCGGCCTCAAAGTAGGTGACTGTGGCAAAAGGAGTTGTCATTTCCCCTGATACGGGATAGGCAATTCCATCGGTTTTTATCTGATAGTAATTTCCATCAAGGGCAAGCATTTCCCCTTCGAGCCCGTCAAAGGTTCCTATCCCAAAGTCTCCGTGGGTTTCAAGTTCCGCAACTGG containing:
- a CDS encoding flavodoxin family protein; translation: MQETETKPIKILGISGSPRNMATDFLVREALRIAREKYGAETDYFSAKGKKLNFCIHCDFCIRKKEGCIHKDDISAELYDKMIWADAWIIGTPVYQGTLSAQTKTIMDRCRAVVAKDPKVFLNKVGMGIADGGDRMGGQEPAIQTILNFYVINEMIPVGGGSFGANLGGTFWSQDRGAEGVSEDPEGMRSLRKTLKKLIQTTQLIRKASSGADPEAQKPEIPGKETNKQ
- the afpA gene encoding archaeoflavoprotein AfpA, which produces MVEPLGKKVKRIAWGITGSGDQMIETYSILVDIKDRTGVETMVFLSKEGETVMKWYHLWDKIQKDFPNFKVDAGPNSPFIAGPLQMGYYDFLLIAPATANTVAKIVYGIADTLVTNAVSQTAKGKTPIFILPVDQKRGTVKTAAPSGKAFELSMREVDVTNSEKLAQMENISVLASPYDIYDIFGLEKPSEDITIKVKERKKSKTRK
- a CDS encoding ferritin family protein, which gives rise to MKSAYKETIEEVRNLKGIEEAIALAIDREKEAREFYLQQAGLMENPKFKELYEELAAEEMKHLGYLENYRDKKELPEISTEVPSGQSFSPEFDASRTKVGEITLGDAGILLAAMRHERKSEDFYSEMAKRVEDETQKKFFEMLSRYERGHYEVIDSYLEYITQFRMQT
- a CDS encoding FprA family A-type flavoprotein, with amino-acid sequence METEKTDGAVEIARGVYWVGAIDWNGRDFHGFTTPGGTTYNSYLVVGEKTALIDTVKAPFAGEMLRRITQIIDPSKLDYIVVNHMELDHAGSLAELKKQTDAKIFITKRGVDILNGYFRGLGSENWDLEVVQTGDELDLGGKTLMFLEATMLHWPDSMETFLKEDRILFSNDGFGQHIATSKRYDFEVGDVIPDAAEYYANILMPFHMPLLRFMGVLDKMGVDPLQIAPSHGIIWKQDLKKILEAYRAWANGEVNEKVLVIYDTMWGSTEIMATEIAEAVRAAGVEVKLLNLRKNTRNHIMKEMLDAAAFAVGSPTLNNGLFPTVGDFLVYLKGLRPQKKKAVAFGSYGWGGGAVKTVEKELKDTGIEVLEPGLQIRYRPYEKELERCRKLGEQLAAVAKEQ
- a CDS encoding acetolactate decarboxylase, whose protein sequence is MPSENLFYAVRVDGNFSYIKARSVPRQEKPYPKLADAVSSQSVFEFENISGTLVGFRTPEYVKGVNVPGYHLHFITEDRSAGGHVLDIEMENGESSLDITNAFFMELPTSGDFYNVELGQDLQADMEKVEK
- a CDS encoding IS1634 family transposase; the protein is MAEKDSSRRVESSLKRTRFLGHLGLIVGVFRELEVDNLIDEKLPKERDHTVPHSVCILAMLLNGLGFVGQRLYLFPDFFKNISTERLFGDGITREDLNQYVIGETLDRIVKYGPTKLFTEIALHIMTHLPIPVHCLHADTTSVSVYGDYDDEETESIDITFGIPKNGRWDLKQFVLSLIVNQHGIPLFMNTHSGNSSDKNTILEAIQSLKSVLRPESEVYYVADSSFYTDNNIKNMGKSFWISRVPATITEAKELLTANLNLKTLKSDERYSFYQTFVEYGGVKQKWVLLLSHKMKEKKEQTLRTKLEKEVEKAEKSFKKLKGEDFFCEEDALKAAEKWIQDFPSVSFEKVDVKSIKKRELGKRGRPSKDEQLKTYCRINGIIKVNDAFVLNEMDKMGLFILASNDINLSPEDMLKYYKGQDNVEKGFRFLKSNTFSISKVYLKNKKRIEAMTMIMVLCLMIYSIAEWKLRTKLEEENETIPDQKGKPTKRPTMRWIFFNFQGITELISQNKGQMKSEILNMEEIHWKILGLMGEKYENIYL
- a CDS encoding acetolactate decarboxylase encodes the protein MNKKSLLIVFILLSVTLVSGCSSSADNFSGNSGTTDVNPESVENSGSDIGNGDIDVLYQVSTIDALLQGVYDGILPVAELETHGDFGIGTFDGLEGEMLALDGNYYQIKTDGIAYPVSGEMTTPFATVTYFEADENLRLEEPVNLTELEAFLDLNP